In one Bartonella grahamii subsp. shimonis genomic region, the following are encoded:
- the atpC gene encoding ATP synthase F1 subunit epsilon, whose product MENNREKHFLFELVSPEKIVFSEQVVSVVLPSASGSLTVMAHHAPLVASIVLGSVRVRTSLGEKLFAVCGGVANITFSGCSLLVEHVVAVEHLSFDVLEQQILQVQATLEGGVSDEDSHKIEAFFQQLSADGAVLIEA is encoded by the coding sequence GTGGAAAACAATAGAGAAAAGCATTTTTTATTTGAGCTTGTATCGCCTGAAAAAATTGTGTTTTCAGAGCAGGTAGTGTCTGTTGTTCTTCCTTCAGCCTCAGGTTCTTTGACAGTTATGGCGCATCATGCGCCATTGGTGGCAAGCATTGTGTTGGGTAGTGTTCGTGTTCGTACCTCTTTGGGTGAGAAATTATTTGCTGTGTGCGGGGGTGTTGCAAATATTACCTTTTCGGGCTGCTCTTTATTGGTAGAGCACGTTGTGGCTGTAGAGCATCTTTCTTTTGATGTATTAGAACAGCAGATTTTGCAGGTTCAAGCGACGTTAGAAGGAGGGGTAAGCGATGAGGACAGTCATAAAATAGAGGCTTTTTTCCAGCAATTGTCAGCTGATGGTGCTGTGTTGATAGAGGCGTAG
- a CDS encoding F0F1 ATP synthase subunit gamma has product MASLKDLRDRIASVKATQKITKAMQMVAAARLHRAQEAAQSARPYAKKMADILTSVAADVDGVDAPALMRGTGRDDVHLLVVCTAERGLCGAFNVQIARRAREQIKALLAVGKIVKIITVGKKGADILSRDYKGLIIDHIDLHAVKRIGFAEAVMISQRIVDLFNEGAFDVCTLFYSEFISVINQRPTAFGLIPMIAPKAAVEAVDVVEQTNHSKDSQSIVYEYEPDAASLLEALVPRNLSVQIFRALLENVAGEMGAKMTAMDNASRNAGEMINKLTVAYNRQRQAQITTELIEIIAGAEAL; this is encoded by the coding sequence ATGGCTTCACTAAAAGATCTTAGAGACCGTATTGCTTCGGTTAAAGCAACACAAAAGATTACCAAAGCTATGCAGATGGTTGCAGCAGCAAGGTTGCACCGTGCGCAAGAGGCGGCACAGTCTGCGCGTCCTTATGCAAAAAAGATGGCTGATATTTTGACCAGTGTTGCTGCTGATGTAGATGGTGTTGATGCGCCTGCTCTTATGCGTGGTACGGGGCGAGATGATGTGCATCTCTTGGTAGTGTGTACAGCTGAGCGTGGTTTGTGTGGTGCTTTTAATGTGCAAATCGCTCGTCGTGCACGTGAGCAGATTAAGGCATTGTTGGCGGTTGGTAAAATAGTGAAAATTATCACTGTGGGTAAAAAAGGTGCAGATATTTTATCGCGTGATTACAAGGGTTTGATAATTGATCATATCGATTTGCATGCTGTAAAGCGCATTGGTTTTGCAGAAGCGGTGATGATTAGTCAACGGATTGTTGATTTGTTTAATGAAGGCGCTTTCGATGTCTGTACGCTATTTTATTCTGAATTTATTTCCGTGATTAATCAGCGTCCAACAGCTTTTGGCTTGATCCCCATGATTGCTCCAAAAGCAGCTGTTGAAGCAGTAGATGTTGTGGAGCAAACCAATCATAGCAAAGATTCACAATCAATTGTTTATGAATATGAACCTGATGCTGCTTCTCTTTTAGAGGCGCTTGTGCCACGCAATCTTTCGGTGCAAATTTTTCGGGCTTTGCTAGAAAATGTTGCTGGTGAGATGGGGGCCAAGATGACAGCTATGGATAATGCATCGCGCAATGCAGGTGAAATGATTAATAAATTGACGGTAGCTTATAATCGTCAACGTCAGGCACAGATTACGACAGAATTGATCGAAATTATTGCGGGCGCTGAAGCGCTTTAA
- a CDS encoding MFS transporter yields MSGKKSTVVSAKRGGKPFPHPGRVFAGPLPKCFVYIFASLILQWAYGLGANIVQSNIVHLTGDFHATLAETTWLVAAYMAPNVSVAIMLIKIRYQFGLRAFAELSILGFVLVCVLQLFVTDLRSALIIRFFAGIAAAPLASLALLYMMEAFAPAKKFTVGLSLNYMNAALAAPLSRLISPDLLENGGFSSLSALEMGLVLISLVCIYTLPLTPVVRSKVIQKLDWISYGLIALGLGLNAVIMSVGILYWWYEAPWIGWGLALAIFSLAIAIIIELNREKPLIDLRWIFSKEMVQSVFILLIFHVFLLERSNLPVGFFNLFGLLNREMAPMYIAVTLGTLLGGAVCVFFLRAGREDYFYLLSLGCLALGAYLDSRVNYLTRPKDMMLSQGLVSFSYALFLPPALFKGFVIAGARGPRYVLSFIAVFLLTQVTGGLIGSAFFGSLQLYFAHKNFESLTQNIVVTDPLISGEMNTLFSPSYGAPVPHGLGSEQGTSLLIEKFKLTANIFAYDDVFRLYFYISMIVFIIFLVTMVIKSCSLRALEK; encoded by the coding sequence ATGAGCGGAAAAAAGAGTACGGTTGTGTCTGCTAAAAGGGGCGGAAAACCTTTTCCTCATCCTGGCCGTGTTTTTGCGGGACCTTTGCCAAAATGTTTTGTTTATATTTTTGCTTCTCTCATTTTGCAATGGGCTTATGGTTTAGGGGCGAATATTGTTCAGTCTAACATTGTCCATCTTACGGGTGATTTTCACGCAACTTTGGCCGAGACAACATGGTTGGTAGCGGCCTATATGGCGCCAAATGTGAGTGTAGCGATTATGTTGATCAAAATCCGCTATCAATTTGGGTTGCGTGCTTTTGCTGAATTATCAATCCTTGGTTTCGTTTTGGTTTGTGTGTTGCAACTCTTTGTGACCGATTTGCGTTCTGCGTTGATTATTCGTTTTTTTGCTGGGATTGCTGCTGCTCCTTTGGCTTCGCTTGCACTGCTTTATATGATGGAGGCTTTTGCTCCAGCAAAGAAGTTTACTGTTGGTCTTAGTTTGAATTACATGAATGCAGCTTTAGCGGCACCTTTATCACGTTTGATTTCTCCTGATTTGCTGGAAAATGGTGGTTTTTCCAGTCTTTCTGCTCTGGAAATGGGGTTGGTTCTCATCAGCTTGGTCTGCATCTATACTTTGCCTCTAACGCCTGTTGTCCGCAGTAAGGTTATTCAAAAGTTAGATTGGATCAGTTATGGTTTGATTGCTCTTGGTCTTGGATTAAATGCCGTGATTATGTCTGTTGGCATATTGTATTGGTGGTATGAGGCGCCATGGATTGGTTGGGGGCTTGCACTTGCTATTTTCTCGTTGGCTATTGCTATTATTATTGAGCTTAATAGAGAAAAACCGTTGATTGATTTACGTTGGATTTTCAGTAAAGAAATGGTTCAATCTGTTTTTATTTTATTGATCTTTCATGTTTTTTTGTTAGAGCGGTCAAATTTGCCCGTAGGTTTTTTTAATCTTTTTGGTTTGCTTAATCGTGAAATGGCGCCCATGTATATTGCGGTGACATTGGGTACTCTGTTAGGGGGGGCTGTTTGTGTCTTTTTTTTACGGGCGGGGCGTGAAGATTATTTTTATTTGTTATCTTTAGGTTGTTTGGCGCTGGGAGCTTATTTAGACAGTCGTGTAAACTATTTAACCCGTCCGAAAGATATGATGTTGAGCCAAGGGTTGGTGAGTTTTAGTTATGCACTTTTTTTGCCTCCTGCTCTTTTCAAGGGGTTTGTGATCGCTGGTGCGCGAGGACCGCGTTATGTTTTGAGTTTTATTGCGGTTTTTTTGCTAACGCAAGTGACAGGAGGATTGATAGGGTCAGCTTTTTTTGGCAGTCTGCAGCTTTATTTTGCCCATAAGAACTTTGAGTCTTTAACACAAAATATTGTTGTTACTGATCCGCTTATTTCTGGTGAGATGAATACTTTGTTTTCGCCTTCTTATGGTGCTCCTGTTCCTCATGGCTTGGGGAGTGAACAGG
- the atpA gene encoding F0F1 ATP synthase subunit alpha, which produces MDIRPSEISKILKEQIKNFDQKAEVSEIGWVLSVGDGIARVYGLDNVQAGEMVTFPNGVRGMALNLEVDNVGVVIFGSDRDIREGDCVKRLGAIVDVPVGPALLGRVVDALGNPIDGKGPIKATERRRVDVKAPGIIPRQSVHEPMSTGLKAIDALIPIGRGQRELVIGDRQTGKTAILLDTFLNQKPFHEKGAGREQDKVYCIYVAIGQKRSTVAQFVKVLEERGALEYSIIVAATASDPAPLQFIAPLAGCAMGEYFRDNGQHALIGYDDLSKQAVAYRQMSLLLRRPPGREAYPGDVFYLHSRLLERAAKLNAENGSGSLTALPVIETQANDVSAYIPTNVISITDGQIFLETNLFYQGIRPAVNVGLSVSRVGSAAQIKAMKQVAGSIKGELAQYREMAAFAQFGSDLDASTQRLLNRGARLTELLKQPQFSPLKTEEQVVVIFAGVNGYLDSLAVSDVARFEQGLLVLLRSDYQDLLKAIAEQKQITDELKDKLITVLNTYAKNFS; this is translated from the coding sequence TCGCTCGCGTTTATGGTTTGGATAATGTCCAAGCAGGAGAAATGGTCACTTTTCCAAACGGTGTGCGCGGTATGGCCCTCAATTTGGAAGTTGATAATGTCGGTGTGGTCATTTTTGGCTCAGATCGCGATATTCGTGAAGGGGATTGTGTAAAGCGATTGGGCGCTATTGTGGATGTTCCTGTGGGGCCCGCTTTGCTCGGGCGTGTGGTTGATGCGTTGGGAAACCCTATAGATGGTAAGGGTCCCATTAAAGCAACGGAGCGTCGTCGTGTTGATGTTAAGGCGCCAGGGATTATTCCGCGTCAGTCAGTGCATGAACCGATGTCGACCGGATTAAAAGCGATTGACGCACTCATCCCCATTGGACGGGGGCAGCGTGAATTGGTGATTGGTGATCGCCAAACAGGAAAAACAGCAATTTTGCTCGATACATTTTTAAACCAAAAGCCTTTTCATGAAAAAGGGGCTGGGCGAGAACAGGACAAAGTTTATTGTATTTATGTGGCTATCGGTCAAAAACGTTCGACGGTGGCACAATTCGTTAAAGTTTTAGAAGAACGTGGAGCACTGGAATATTCTATTATTGTTGCAGCAACCGCTTCTGATCCAGCACCGCTGCAGTTTATTGCGCCTCTTGCTGGATGTGCTATGGGTGAGTATTTCCGTGATAATGGACAGCATGCTTTGATTGGTTATGATGACTTGTCAAAGCAGGCGGTGGCGTATCGTCAAATGTCTCTTTTGTTGCGTCGTCCTCCAGGTCGTGAAGCTTATCCGGGAGACGTTTTCTATCTACATTCGCGTCTTTTAGAGCGGGCTGCGAAGTTAAATGCGGAAAATGGATCTGGGTCGTTGACAGCTTTGCCGGTTATTGAAACGCAAGCAAATGATGTTTCTGCCTATATTCCTACAAATGTGATTTCGATTACGGATGGGCAAATTTTTCTAGAGACTAATTTGTTTTATCAAGGAATTCGTCCTGCTGTAAACGTTGGTCTTTCTGTGTCACGTGTTGGTTCTGCCGCACAAATTAAGGCGATGAAGCAAGTTGCTGGCTCGATTAAAGGTGAATTGGCGCAATATCGTGAAATGGCAGCTTTTGCGCAGTTTGGCTCTGATTTGGATGCCTCAACTCAGCGTCTGTTGAATCGGGGTGCGCGCTTGACAGAGCTGTTGAAGCAGCCGCAATTTTCCCCACTCAAAACAGAAGAACAAGTGGTGGTTATTTTCGCGGGTGTGAATGGCTATCTTGATTCTCTAGCGGTTTCTGATGTTGCGCGATTTGAGCAAGGTCTTTTAGTGCTTTTGCGGAGTGATTATCAAGATCTCTTAAAGGCAATTGCTGAGCAAAAGCAAATAACAGACGAGCTGAAAGATAAGTTGATAACTGTTCTTAACACTTATGCGAAAAATTTCTCGTGA
- the atpD gene encoding F0F1 ATP synthase subunit beta has translation MVKAVTSSKGTEKGEKKKPATRSGVKKTASKSQADVKASSVITRSAAKDTPVKKDTSAKKEERSKGAVGEIKQVIGAVVDVQFEGELPNILNALETENLGNRLVLEVAQHLGENTVRTIAMDTTDGLMRGQKVVDTGTQISVPVGEATLGRIMNVIGEPVDNVGPIPATKTRSIHQEAPEYVEQSTVSEILVTGIKVVDLLAPYSKGGKIGLFGGAGVGKTVLIMELINNIAKAHGGYSVFAGVGERTREGNDLYYEMIESRVNVNPKENNGSTEGSKCALVYGQMNEPPGARARVALSGLTIAESFRDEGQDVLFFVDNIFRFTQAGAEVSALLGRIPSAVGYQPTLATDMGALQERITSTKTGSITSVQAIYVPADDLTDPAPATSFAHLDATTVLSRSIAEKGIYPAVDPLDSFSRMLDPLIVGEEHYTVACQVQTILQRYRALQDIIAILGMDELSEDDKLLVGRARKIERFLSQPFHVAEAFTGSPGKLVPLEETIKGFKGLCAGDYDDLPEAAFYMVGSIDEALEKGKRLMAEAS, from the coding sequence ATGGTAAAAGCAGTAACCTCAAGCAAAGGAACAGAAAAAGGTGAAAAAAAGAAACCAGCTACTCGTTCCGGCGTGAAAAAAACCGCTTCGAAATCTCAAGCGGATGTAAAGGCTTCCTCTGTAATTACACGTAGTGCGGCTAAAGATACACCTGTAAAAAAAGATACATCGGCAAAAAAAGAAGAGCGTTCAAAAGGCGCTGTTGGTGAGATCAAGCAGGTTATTGGTGCTGTCGTTGATGTGCAATTTGAAGGTGAATTGCCAAATATTCTTAACGCTTTGGAAACAGAGAATTTAGGCAATCGCTTGGTGTTGGAAGTTGCGCAGCATTTGGGTGAAAATACCGTGCGTACAATTGCTATGGATACCACTGATGGTTTGATGCGGGGACAAAAGGTTGTGGATACGGGAACGCAAATTAGCGTTCCTGTAGGAGAAGCGACGTTGGGACGTATTATGAATGTGATTGGAGAACCAGTGGATAATGTGGGACCAATTCCAGCAACCAAAACGCGTTCTATTCACCAGGAGGCACCTGAATATGTTGAACAATCAACCGTTTCAGAAATTCTCGTTACTGGTATTAAAGTCGTGGATTTGTTAGCTCCTTATTCTAAAGGAGGTAAAATTGGCCTGTTTGGTGGTGCTGGTGTTGGAAAAACCGTTCTCATTATGGAGCTTATAAATAATATTGCAAAAGCACATGGTGGATATTCCGTATTTGCTGGTGTGGGAGAACGTACACGTGAGGGAAATGATCTTTATTATGAAATGATCGAAAGCCGCGTGAATGTGAATCCAAAAGAGAATAATGGTTCAACGGAAGGGTCAAAATGTGCCCTTGTTTACGGGCAAATGAATGAACCACCGGGAGCACGTGCGCGTGTGGCTCTTTCAGGATTGACCATTGCAGAAAGTTTTCGTGATGAAGGACAAGATGTTCTCTTCTTTGTGGATAATATTTTCCGTTTCACGCAAGCAGGGGCCGAAGTATCCGCTCTTTTAGGGCGTATTCCTTCTGCTGTGGGGTATCAGCCTACCTTGGCAACAGATATGGGAGCTTTGCAAGAACGTATTACCAGTACAAAAACAGGCTCTATTACTTCCGTTCAGGCAATTTATGTTCCTGCTGATGACTTAACAGATCCTGCGCCGGCAACATCTTTTGCTCATTTGGATGCGACAACTGTTCTTTCGCGCTCTATTGCGGAAAAGGGAATTTATCCGGCGGTTGATCCGCTTGACTCTTTCTCGCGTATGTTAGATCCATTGATTGTGGGGGAAGAGCATTACACTGTTGCTTGTCAAGTGCAAACCATTTTACAACGTTATAGAGCGCTTCAGGACATTATTGCTATTCTGGGAATGGATGAACTTTCTGAAGATGATAAATTATTGGTGGGACGGGCACGTAAAATTGAACGTTTCCTTTCGCAACCTTTCCATGTGGCGGAAGCCTTTACTGGTTCGCCGGGAAAGCTCGTTCCTTTAGAAGAGACAATCAAAGGCTTTAAAGGTCTTTGTGCGGGCGATTATGATGATTTGCCAGAAGCTGCTTTTTATATGGTTGGTTCGATTGATGAAGCTCTTGAAAAAGGAAAGCGTCTCATGGCAGAGGCTTCTTAA